In Grus americana isolate bGruAme1 chromosome 17, bGruAme1.mat, whole genome shotgun sequence, the following proteins share a genomic window:
- the LOC129214412 gene encoding uncharacterized protein LOC129214412, with protein sequence MSAKLYVLISWPDGSRVINIENIKEPRKPFHLYAVGEQVLARCPGFSGLYWGMVEGISEHKDVLEKKLLEDRQLLEKLKEEPAVHSLMPPQPKKSRKTFPKWTPGNASRKYHGDRTYPAKPLLRTVEASLPHDAGSSSIIKERRALGNAAGSPRSLAGPPHPASAFTPPSTFIAMAMPGTSQGEEDRVGPATRDYVALAMKRKSDGILSQCQQHICLNSCEERKLDASQETDDFERVEKNFGPGEMERAEKIEQLERMVLDLQQDVLSLKKKVQRLESLSFQEEPHRQPCEVVELFNGYTKEQLKETIRFDQKISTACKTLLYKLFTSDYIQSHSITGRRGNTFREAKPMMDERCIKIIRVLLKQKFGDHLSDTVITEKIQNVQKALRQKFKTECL encoded by the exons ATGTCGGCCAAGCTCTACGTCCTCATCAGTTGGCCCGACGGCAGCCGGGTGATCAACATCGAGAACATCAAGGAGCCCCGTAAGCCCTTCCACCTCTATGCGGTGGGCGAGCAGGTGCTGGCTCGCTGTCCCGGCTTCAGTGGGCTCTACTGGGGGATGGTGGAAGGCATAAGTG AGCATAAAGATGTTTTAgagaagaagctgctggaagaTAGACAACTCCTGGAGAAGTTAA AAGAAGAACCGGCCGTCCACAGCTTGATGCCACCCCAGccaaaaaaatccaggaaaaccTTCCCAAAGTGGACCCCGGGGAATGCATCCAGGAAATACCATGGTGACAGGACTTACCCTGCCAAGCCACTGCTGAGGACGGTGGAGGCCAGCCTGCCCCATGACGCTGGCAGCTCCTCCATCATCAAGGAGAGACGTGCCCTGGGCAATGCGGCAGGAAGCCCCCGCTCACTGGCAGGGCCCCCCCACCCAGCCAGTGCCTTCACACCCCCATCCACATTTATCGCCATGGCTATGCCAGGGACTTCCCAGGGTGAAGAGGACAGGGTTGGTCCAGCTACCAGAG ATTACGTTGCCCTGGCAATGAAGAGGAAGTCAGATGGCATCTTGTCCCAATGCCAGCAACACATCTGTCTGAACAG CTGTGAAGAGCGAAAGCTTGACGCTTCGCAAGAGACGGATGATTTTGAGAGAGTTGAGAAAAATTTTGGTCCTGGTGAAATGGAAAG agcagagaagATAGAGCAGCTGGAGAGGATGGTGTTGGACCTCCAACAGGATGTCCTCTCTCTGAAGAAGAAGGTGCAGAGGCTGGAATCCCTGTCCTTCCAGGAGGAACCCCACCGGCAGCCATGCGAGGTGGTGGAGCTCTTCAATGGCTACACCAAGGAACAGCTCAAAGAGACCATCCGGTTTGACCAGAAAATCAGCACTGCCTGCAAGACACTGCTCTACAAGCTCTTCACGTCTGACTACATCCAAAGCCACTCCATCACAGGGCGGAGGGGCAATACTTTCCGAGAGGCGAAGCCCATGATGGATGAACGCTGCATCAAAATCATTAGGGTGCTGttgaaacagaaatttggaGATCACCTCAGTGACACAGTGATCACGGAGAAGATACAAAACGTGCAGAAAGCCCTGAGGCAGAAGTTTAAGACAGAATGTCTCTGA